TTCGCAAATGCTGTTGGGATGGCTATTGCGGAGCAGTACCTGGCGGCGCACTTCAACCGCGAGGGTTTCCCGCTTTTTGATCACTTTACGTATGTGATTGCCTCCGACGGCGATCTGATGGAAGGGATCTCGCACGAGGCGGCTTCTCTGGCCGGGCATCTGGGGCTGGGGAAGCTGATCGTGCTCTATGATGATAACGACATCTCCATTGATGGCTCAACCGACCTCACCTTCACGGAAGACGTGGGGGCGCGCTTTGCGGCGTATGGATGGCACGTGCAGCACGTGGACGATGGCAACGATCTCGCGGCGCTTGACGCGGCGCTCTGGCAGGCTCGGGCGGAAGAAGCGCGTCCCTCGCTGATCATTGTGCGCACGCATATCGGCTACGGGAGCCCGAACAAGCAGGACTCGCCCGCAGCACATGGCGCACCGCTTGGCCCCGAGGAAGTACGCCTGACCAAACGTAACCTGGGCTGGCCGGAAGATCGGACGTTTTACGTGCCAGAAACCGTGTATCGTCATATGCGGCAGGCGGTAGCTCAGGGACAGCGGTTGCAAGCTGCGTGGGAAGCATTGTGGACGCGCTACCAGGAAGTGTATCCGGCCGAAGCCGCCGAGCTAACCCGGTGGCTGCATCGACAATTGCCTCAGGGATGGGATGAAGCACTTCCGGTCTTTGAGGCGGGTAAAGCAGTGGCAACCCGTCGGGCCAGTGGCGCCGTGCTTGACGTGCTGGCAACGCGTCTGCCCGAGCTCATCGGTGGATCGGCCGATCTGGCCGAGTCGAATAAAACGCACCCGAAAGGGCGCGCAGCTTTCAGCCGCACCAATCGAAAAGGGGGCTATCTCCACTTTGGCGTGCGCGAACATGCCATGGCGGCTATCTGTAACGGACTTTCGCTGCACGGACTGCGAGCCTATGCCAGCACGTTTCTGGTGTTCAGCGACTACCTGCGGCCGTCGCTGCGGCTGAGTGCGCTCATGGAACAGCCGGTTATCTATGTGTTTACGCACGATTCCATCGGACTGGGAGAAGATGGCCCTACCCATCAGCCAGTTGAGCACCTGGCCAGCCTGCGCGCTATTCCCAATGTGGTCGTGCTGCGACCGGCCGATGCCACCGAAACGGTAGAAGCCTGGAAGGTGGCGCTGGAACGCGAAGAAGGCCCTACTCTCCTGGTGCTGACGCGGCAGAGTGTGCCCGTACTGGATCGGCAGCGGCTGGCACCGGCTGAAGGGGTTCGTCGGGGCGCTTACGTGCTGAAAGAAGCCCAGGGCACGTTGCAGGCGATCCTGCTGGCTTCCGGCAGCGAAGTGCATGTAGCCCTGGCAGCCGCTGAACAGCTCGAAGCGGAGGGGATCGGAACGCGCGTGGTCAGCGTCCCTTCCTGGGAGCTCTTCAAGCAGCAGGAACCAGCGTACCAGACTTCGGTGCTGCCTCCAGACGTAACGGTGCGGGTCGCTGTCGAGGCCGGGGTTGAACAGGGATGGGAACAATGGGTGGGATGCCAGGGCCGAATCGTCAGCCTCGAACACTTCGGGGCTTCGGCACCCGGGACCGTTCTGTTTGAAAAATTTGGCTTTACGCCCGAACGAGTGGCCGGCGAAGTGCGCGCTCTGCTGGAGCAGACGTCCTGATGCAGATGGAGCTTTGAGGCACGGAAAGCGTACGCCCAGAAAGTGTAGACTCAAACCACGGCAGCGGTCATGAAATTCTTTCTGGATACGGCCGACCTTGGAGAAATTCGCGAAGCGGCAAGCCTGGGCATCCTTGATGGCGTCACCACTAACCCGACGCTTATTCGGAAAGCAGGCGCGCGCGACTTTCACGAACATATCTATCAGATCTGCGAACTGGTCGAAGGTGACGTATCGGCTGAAGTAACGGCCACCGACTATGAAGGCATGCTGCAGGAGGCGCGGGCGCTGGCACGCATTCACGAGCGGGTGGTCGTAAAAATCCCGCTGATTGCAGAAGGAATCCGGGCCATCAAGACGCTTTCGGCTGAAGGGATCCGCACGAACTGTACGCTGTGCTTCTCCCCCACGCAGGCGCTGGTGGCCGCCAAAGCGGGCGCCACGTATATCAGTCCGTTTGCTGGTCGGCTTGATGATGTATCTTCCGACGGCCTGCGCGTGATCGAGCAGGTGGTGCGGATTTACCGAAACTATGGCTTTAAGACGCAGGTGCTGGCTGCTTCGCTGCGCCATCCGATGCACGTGTTGCAGGCAGCGCTTATGGGGGCCGATGTGGCGACCATGCCCTTCAACGTCATGATGCAACTGCTCAAGCATCCGCTGACGGACGTGGGGCTGGAGCGCTTCCTGAAAGACTGGGAGGCTTACCTGCAAGCGCAACAGATGCAGACTACCTGATCCCTGTGGTGCAGCCTGATGCGCCTGAAGCTCCGGCGAGCGCGTCGGAGCTTTTTTTATCCTCGCCGGACAGCTACGCGTCCGCAGACGCTGCCTGCCCCCGCCCTTCTTGCCTGACAGCGCATAAAACCGGGGGCATTCGCTGGCCTCGCACTTTGCGAGGCCGGACGCATGGCTTTTGGAGACGACCGGCCACGCGCGCCCGCGACGAGCCACGTCCTGCAAACCCTGTGCGATTGGATGGCCGGCAGTTCGTAAAACAAAAAAGCTCATCCGGAAAGCAGTCCGGATGAGCTTGCAAAGCTGGTGCGGAGGGGGTGGGATTCGAACCCACGGTGCCCGTAAGGGCACGCCGGTTTTCAAGACCGGTGCATTCAACCACTCTGCCACCCCTCCGGTGAAGCGTCCAAACTAACGCCCTGCAGCACTTCGGGATCCAAAGGGCGCTGGCCACGCACCACCACAAAACCGCCACTTCCATAGCCTGGCTGCACAGGATCTGGACGATGCAGCGTCTCGGGATCGGAAAAAAGGGTCTGCCGCCAGATCAGGTGCGCAAACCCGGCCGCTTTCATAAGCTTCGCTACTTCGCCAGCCGAATAAAACCGGGCTGCCTGATAGAAAGGGCTGGCATGTTGGCGTTCCAGATAGCGTTGGCCCAGCGGACTTTCCCGGTCGATGAAGCCAATCACCAGAAAGCCTCCGGGTTGAAGGACCCGGTACGCTTCCCGAAGTGCCCGGGACGGATCGTCCACGAAGCACAGCGTCGTGACCATCAGCACGGCCTCAAAGCGCCGGTCTGGAAAGGGCAAAGCCTCGGCCACGCCTTCGATCACCTGAATGCCCCGCCGCCGGGCAAGGGCGCGCATCGCAGGCGAGGGGTCCAGCCCGTAGCGGATTCCGAGTGGTTCGGCAAACCGTCCGGTTCCTACCCCCACCTCCAGCGCTTCGCGTACCGGCGGCCACAGCGCCCGAACGGCCGCCAGCTCCGAGGCATAGGCCGCCGGATGCCGGGCAAACCAGGCATCGTAACGGCGAGCATGCCGATCAAAAGCCGCTGTTCGGGCCATGAGAGACATCGGGAGGACTATGGCTGTAACGTCCGGGGCGAAGGAAACGATTCGTCAACAGAAAACCCCGTCGGCTCTAAAGGCCGACGGGGCCTATCAGGGCACCTGGGTGGGAAAGAGGAAACCGTCCGCTGGTGATGCCCCGACTGGTAGCTGCCGCGCTCTTATTCTATCGTTGCAGGGTGACGATGCGATGCCGCACATAGCGTCGGCCATCGGCGGTTTGGACGTCCAGCCGCACCAGATAGGTGCCGCCTGCCAGTCCGGACGCATTCCATGCAATCTGATGATGGCCGGCGGCAAGCGTCCTGTGCACGAGCTGTCGGACTTCCCGTCCCAGCAGGTCGTACACGGTCATCTGCACCTGTGCTTCTTCGGGTAGCGTCAGCTCGAAGTGGGTCTGGCCGAAGAACGGGTTGGGGGCAGGTCCTTGCCAGTCAAATCTGGGTGGCTGCTCCTTTATATGCAGGGCAGTATTCAATTCGGACGGGTTCGCGGTAGCAGAAGCAAACAGGGCAGGGTCATATTCTTCTGCCAGGACCCAGATGGCGTAGCCGCGCGGCGGCGCCCAGACATACACGCGGCCATCGTTGTAGATATGGGTGGTTTCTCCGGTGGCCGGATTGATCAGGTCTTTGCCCGCCCAGCTGGGCCAGCCGTTGGGGGCGCTGTCCACCCAGAGGCCTTTGGTATCCGTCTCATGATCGTTCAGCACCAGAATGGCTCCTGAACGGGTGCCGTTGCCGCCCCGGCGGGCCACGAACACATCGGCCACATCAGTGCTCGGCCAGGGGTTCCCTACCTCGCTGAGCACGACCATGGTACCGCCCAGGTAATTGCGGCGCAGGTTGATCAGCCGGATCAGGTCCTGGCGCAGCGAGGCCGGCGCCTGCACCGTAATGCTGGGGTCTCGGTGGTCGTGTTGCTGGATGCTGTAGAAGTGCGGATAGAAAATGGTGGGGCGCCCTTCGGCAAAGAGAATGTAGGCATAGGCCATGTCCCAGTCGCGCCAGAGCCACTTGTCGCTTTCTTTGCCGGTGTCGTGATTTTCGACGAAGGTGACCACCTGGATGCCCGACAGGTTGTTGCCTCCGTTGTCGCGCACCAGACCTGCGTGGTTCAGCCAGCTCATGTCCCAGTCGGCCCCGTTCCAGTTGGCCATGTCCGTCAGCGTAGACTTCAGGGGAAAGTCGAAGGCGTCGGCGTCGGCCCCCAGGCTTTCGACCGTCGTCACCCAGCTTTTGATCGCGGCCTTTCCGCCCCAGTATTCGGCCACCACAAAGCGCTGGCTGCCATCGCTGCGTTTGGGCATGCTGTTGATCCAGGCGGCTGCGAATTCGGGCTGGTAGCCACGCACAAAGTCCAGGCGATAGCCGTCGAACCCGACCGTATTGGTGAGCCACTGGCCCCAGGTGATCAGCCGGTCCTGCACGACCGGGTCGAAGGTGTTCAGGTCGTTCCCAAAGAATTTGGTGTTGGGAATGACCTCGTCGGTACCGGGCCATCCCAGGTAGTCCCGGTCGTCTACGGGATGAAAGTGACTATAATTCCAGCTCCAGTTGGCCTCGCCGGGACCGGTGTGGGTCACATAGGTGATGCCCGTGTAGGTCCAGGCCTGCAGGGCAGTGGGCGCCAGGTTTTGCCCGTTGTGCCAGATCTCGAACGGATAGTACCCCCGTCGCTGGTCGGTGGGGACAAAATCGAAGGGGTTATACACTTCGCGCCGCGCCTCCAGACGAATTTCAATGGTATGAGAGGTGGTCAGGGTAATCTTGTACTCGTCGATGTCGCCACACGGATCGATGTGGCCCCAGACGTGCTGGCCGGAGCCGGGAAACACGTTGTACTGGCCATTCCCATCATTGGGCTCATACTCCCAGTTGGCGTTGCCGGGCGTGTTCGGTTGGTCGGGAGAGCCGTCCCAGTTGATATAGAGGTCGTAGCCGCGCTCGCCTTTCGGGTCGCTGCAGGGGAGCCAGTAGCCTTTGATTTTGATGTAGTAGTCGCCGGGCTCGGCATTCGGGATGCGCCAGATGATCTCGTTGGTCGGATAGGGACTGAACTGGTCGTAGATGCCGTCGCCGTCCGGGTCACGAATGGCTTCATCAAACACATACTGCTTGACGGCCGGGTTGGGCTCCAGGTTGTCGGGGCCACCGAAGATGTGGTTCAGAACGATGTCGGCATACACTTCGATGCCGTAGGCATGCATGGTCTGAACCATGTTCAGCAGCTCATCCCGACTGCCAAAGCGGGTCTCGACCGTGCCTTTCTGGTTGTAGTTGCCCAGATCGAAGTGGTCGTAGATGCCATAGCCCATGTCGTAGATGCCGAAGTTGCCCTTGGAGGGCGGAGGCACCCAGATGGCCGTGATGCCCGCGGCAGCCAGTTCTGGCGCCTTGGCCGCCAGCGTGTCCCACCAGAAGCCGTTTTTGGCCGCGGTATCGACCGGCACGTCCCAGTAGAAAGCCTGCATCATGACGTCGTGCTGCGCCTGCGCCCGAAGCGCCAGGCCCGCCAGCAACAGGAAAAACAGGTACCGATACATGGGGAAGCGAAGGCCTGGTTTTACCTGGAAATATGTAATCGCTTTCTCCATTTTTTAGGATGAACAATGAAGATTTAGTGTGTAGAGACATTTATAATGATGTAAACGCTTTCTTGCAAATTTTCCTTCGAAACTTTATCATTTTTTCAACTCAGAAATGCGTTCTGGTGTCGGAAAAAGCAGTGTCTGTAGGGGTTCAGAGTGCCCTGCGCCGCAGGGTGCGTCGCCTGGAAGCCAACGCCCGCGTCTGTGGTCAGGCCAGCATGTGTCCGCTCGTCCTCAAGGTGGGAAGGCCGAGCTGAAACAGGACAATTTCAGGGATTCCCCCGTGGAAAGACCAGAAGCTGCACCTGCATCGGTTCGCATCGTATGGACGGATCGATCTGCAATGAAAATTGATTTTGCTCGGTCTGAGAGGACGTCCCCACGTCAGGCGTTTTTCTCGGGAAGCGTAGCGCTATTGCTCCCTGCGGCCTCGCTTCGCAGTTCCCGCTGCTTGCCAGCGTCTACCATGCCGGCAGGCCCGCCAGAATCCGCACGTTGAAGGTATAGGAGTTTTTGGTGGGCAGACTCCCTCTCACCGATTTTTGTCATGCTTGGGGGATGCTTTACTCTGGACATGGAATGGAATTATGGAAAGGCGAGGACTTCGAATTGGCACTTCACTTGGCCTACGCCATACCGGGAAGGCGACAGAATTTTTGTATTGCTGAAAGAGGCCGTGATATGCCAGACTAAGACAATACCATGGTCTCTATTTATCTACCTTTATCTTAATATATTTCTTTGATAGCAGCAATATTGCAAATACAAAAGGAAGCCATAACAAAAATGCAATCCATGAAACAGGATTGTTCATAAAACTCTCACCTCTGACGAACAGAGCAAATCCTGAAATTATCCATAAATACAGCGTTGATATGTAAATTGATTCTCTCGATTTTAAGCTGCCGATCACTAAAACGAAAAATCCGAGGATAAAAATCAGTAATTTTGCAGAAAATACTGTAGATTGAAAAAGTATACTTCCTATATTAATCTCTTCTAAGTTAAAATTGTGCTCAAACAGCTTGAAAAAGAAGCTTGTTAAAGCCATTATTAGGAATACAACAAAAAAAGAGGTTATCAAATATTTATTTTTTATTGTTCTCAGAAAGATCATGATGATTTGCTATTGTGGTTTTATAATTTCTCCACAAGCTTTTAGGTAATGCTCATTTCGCTTGCAATCTGTATAGTTTTGTCTGCACCACTGAGAAAAGTCTTGATAATACTCATCATAAGCTGCGGTTAAATAGTCAGCTCCTGCGAATAATCCAACAATTACGCCTCCAAGCGCACACATTACTCCCGCACTTGGCGATGTAGCTAATTGGAAAATTTTTACTAAAAGCTCGGCGCCACCAGCTACTCCCATCCCCCACCACCGACCAGAACGCCTCCACCCACGCCTCCCGACCAAACACCAACACCGCAACACTATACAACACCCCCGAACGCTCCGCCCCCAACGCCGCCACCACCGCCGCCTCATACCGACCCAGCCGCGCGTCCAACTCCGCCACCGTGTGCGACGTCCGAAACACCTCCCACAACCGCCCCATCCACACCTGCTGCTCCGCATCCAACCCCAGACTGTCCCACCAGGCCGTCAGACGATCCCCCGAGCGAGCCTCCCCCAACACCAACTGCGCCCGACGATACCCCGTCAGCACACCCGTCACCCCATGCGTCCGCTCATAAGCTGCCAGCGCCTCCTCCAGCAACCGACCCACTTCCTGACGATCCAGCCGCTTGCCCGCCCGAAACGCTTCCTGGCGCCGCACATAGCGCACCACGAAACGCGCCAGGCGTTCCTGCTCTTCGACCAGCGCTCGGCGAAAACGCGAAGGATCCAGCACCGCCTCCTAGTTCGGCGTTGGTGTCCAGCCCTCGCACCCCGATAGGCCCACCAGCAGCGTGAAAAGCCCGATCGCAACGACAGGGCGTCCGGATCCAAAACGAGCCATCCCTTTCAGGACATAGACCGGTTTGGTGTGGGAAATGTGCCACAAAACCGCTACGGTATTTTTTTAACAGAGCAAGTGATCATGTATTATGATTCCATGAATGATAGCCGGTTTTCCTTTGATTGGTAAGCGTTTAGCCTGAGTGAAATTGCTTCTATTTATGCAACAGTTTTGAAAAATAAATTATGGTGATCGGTTGCTTTGTGGAACGGAGCGCTTTCCCGTGCAGCGACGATCCGGCTTCGGTCGGGGTGGGCGGATGAGATGGAAGGATTGGACCACGAGGTTGAGGGGAGGCAGGGAGGCCGGGGCCGTATTGGATGGCTTCTGGGCGCGTGGGACGAAGCGTTCCCTCAGGAAGGGCTTCAAGGCGCCAGGGGGCAAAGCATCCATCCGGAGGGGCCGCTGGGGAGGCACCCGGGTTTCTGGGAGGGGGGTCAGGGGGAGCGGTCGGAAGGGACAGGTTCCAGGCACCAGGGCCAGAGCGCCCAGCGGTCCTGCCCTTCCAGGTAGCGTTTGAGGTAGAGGCACGAATCTCGGGCCGTTGCAAAAGAACTGTAATGCAACGAGTACTGCGCGCGCAGCCGCAGCGGAAACGGGATGCGGTCGATTTCCTGGCGCGTGGCGGGGTTGATCACAAGGAGGCGGAGCCAGCGTTTTTCCGGGCCCTGTCCGTGCTCCAGTTGCACAACCAGATAGCGATCCTGAAGCACAAACAGCCCCCTCGTGCGACTGTTTGTCGTCAGATAATCCACCCATTGCTCCCGGTACGCTTTCCATTTGCCCTGTTGCAACAGGGCTTCCAGGTCAGGAGGAGGGCGCACCTGAAAGTCGGGGTCCTCCAGCCGGCGCCAGGATCCCTGTCGACCGGAGCGTAAATCCAGAAAGTAGATATGAGGGGCGTCGGCCGGTGTGGCCAGCACGATCGAATTGCCCAGCAGCGCGAGCCCACCTGAGGCATAGTATCTCAGCAACGCCTCGTGCGCCGGTGTCAGAAGCGGCCGGTCCAGCGCATGCGTG
Above is a genomic segment from Rhodothermus profundi containing:
- a CDS encoding class I SAM-dependent methyltransferase, translated to MARTAAFDRHARRYDAWFARHPAAYASELAAVRALWPPVREALEVGVGTGRFAEPLGIRYGLDPSPAMRALARRRGIQVIEGVAEALPFPDRRFEAVLMVTTLCFVDDPSRALREAYRVLQPGGFLVIGFIDRESPLGQRYLERQHASPFYQAARFYSAGEVAKLMKAAGFAHLIWRQTLFSDPETLHRPDPVQPGYGSGGFVVVRGQRPLDPEVLQGVSLDASPEGWQSG
- the tkt gene encoding transketolase, which encodes MCEQKATEIPTETQFVPGEVDELCVNAIRFLAIDAVEQAKSGHPGMPMGAAPMAYVLWTRHLRHNPRDPRWPNRDRFVLSAGHGSMLLYALLHLTGYDLPLEELQRFRQWGSRTPGHPEYGLTPGVETTTGPLGQGFANAVGMAIAEQYLAAHFNREGFPLFDHFTYVIASDGDLMEGISHEAASLAGHLGLGKLIVLYDDNDISIDGSTDLTFTEDVGARFAAYGWHVQHVDDGNDLAALDAALWQARAEEARPSLIIVRTHIGYGSPNKQDSPAAHGAPLGPEEVRLTKRNLGWPEDRTFYVPETVYRHMRQAVAQGQRLQAAWEALWTRYQEVYPAEAAELTRWLHRQLPQGWDEALPVFEAGKAVATRRASGAVLDVLATRLPELIGGSADLAESNKTHPKGRAAFSRTNRKGGYLHFGVREHAMAAICNGLSLHGLRAYASTFLVFSDYLRPSLRLSALMEQPVIYVFTHDSIGLGEDGPTHQPVEHLASLRAIPNVVVLRPADATETVEAWKVALEREEGPTLLVLTRQSVPVLDRQRLAPAEGVRRGAYVLKEAQGTLQAILLASGSEVHVALAAAEQLEAEGIGTRVVSVPSWELFKQQEPAYQTSVLPPDVTVRVAVEAGVEQGWEQWVGCQGRIVSLEHFGASAPGTVLFEKFGFTPERVAGEVRALLEQTS
- a CDS encoding 6-bladed beta-propeller, with the translated sequence MRWSRVIGVVLMVGGSVVARCRQAQPHVLVGERQRLQLVSQPPIPLTGVLVGDPHQVVAHPTRALFLVSDRQPPGLYLFSAEGRLVRRVGFRGEGPGEFMAPPQIAVWGDTLLLRGGMRGRVAAYRISDGRLLRDPFLPVLPAALQHWLLHRQHLILYWAGRRRPVLVEVFDLKARQFTHALDRPLLTPAHEALLRYYASGGLALLGNSIVLATPADAPHIYFLDLRSGRQGSWRRLEDPDFQVRPPPDLEALLQQGKWKAYREQWVDYLTTNSRTRGLFVLQDRYLVVQLEHGQGPEKRWLRLLVINPATRQEIDRIPFPLRLRAQYSLHYSSFATARDSCLYLKRYLEGQDRWALWPWCLEPVPSDRSP
- a CDS encoding alpha-amylase family glycosyl hydrolase, whose protein sequence is MYRYLFFLLLAGLALRAQAQHDVMMQAFYWDVPVDTAAKNGFWWDTLAAKAPELAAAGITAIWVPPPSKGNFGIYDMGYGIYDHFDLGNYNQKGTVETRFGSRDELLNMVQTMHAYGIEVYADIVLNHIFGGPDNLEPNPAVKQYVFDEAIRDPDGDGIYDQFSPYPTNEIIWRIPNAEPGDYYIKIKGYWLPCSDPKGERGYDLYINWDGSPDQPNTPGNANWEYEPNDGNGQYNVFPGSGQHVWGHIDPCGDIDEYKITLTTSHTIEIRLEARREVYNPFDFVPTDQRRGYYPFEIWHNGQNLAPTALQAWTYTGITYVTHTGPGEANWSWNYSHFHPVDDRDYLGWPGTDEVIPNTKFFGNDLNTFDPVVQDRLITWGQWLTNTVGFDGYRLDFVRGYQPEFAAAWINSMPKRSDGSQRFVVAEYWGGKAAIKSWVTTVESLGADADAFDFPLKSTLTDMANWNGADWDMSWLNHAGLVRDNGGNNLSGIQVVTFVENHDTGKESDKWLWRDWDMAYAYILFAEGRPTIFYPHFYSIQQHDHRDPSITVQAPASLRQDLIRLINLRRNYLGGTMVVLSEVGNPWPSTDVADVFVARRGGNGTRSGAILVLNDHETDTKGLWVDSAPNGWPSWAGKDLINPATGETTHIYNDGRVYVWAPPRGYAIWVLAEEYDPALFASATANPSELNTALHIKEQPPRFDWQGPAPNPFFGQTHFELTLPEEAQVQMTVYDLLGREVRQLVHRTLAAGHHQIAWNASGLAGGTYLVRLDVQTADGRRYVRHRIVTLQR
- the fsa gene encoding fructose-6-phosphate aldolase, giving the protein MKFFLDTADLGEIREAASLGILDGVTTNPTLIRKAGARDFHEHIYQICELVEGDVSAEVTATDYEGMLQEARALARIHERVVVKIPLIAEGIRAIKTLSAEGIRTNCTLCFSPTQALVAAKAGATYISPFAGRLDDVSSDGLRVIEQVVRIYRNYGFKTQVLAASLRHPMHVLQAALMGADVATMPFNVMMQLLKHPLTDVGLERFLKDWEAYLQAQQMQTT